In Alphaproteobacteria bacterium, one DNA window encodes the following:
- the groES gene encoding co-chaperone GroES: protein MKFRPLHDRVVVRRVDGDSKTVGGIIIPDTAKEKPQEGEVLAVGPGARDEDGKYIPMEVKSGDRVLFGKWSGTEVKIDGEDFLIMKESDIMGIIEKSGAAPKKKSA, encoded by the coding sequence ATGAAATTTCGTCCGCTTCATGACCGGGTGGTCGTGCGCCGCGTGGATGGCGACTCGAAGACCGTCGGCGGCATCATCATTCCCGACACCGCCAAGGAAAAGCCGCAAGAAGGCGAAGTCCTGGCCGTTGGTCCCGGCGCGCGCGACGAGGATGGCAAATACATCCCGATGGAAGTCAAGTCCGGCGACCGCGTGTTGTTTGGCAAGTGGTCGGGCACCGAGGTCAAGATCGATGGCGAAGACTTCCTCATCATGAAGGAGTCCGACATCATGGGCATCATCGAGAAGTCCGGCGCGGCCCCGAAGAAGAAATCGGCCTAA
- the groL gene encoding chaperonin GroEL (60 kDa chaperone family; promotes refolding of misfolded polypeptides especially under stressful conditions; forms two stacked rings of heptamers to form a barrel-shaped 14mer; ends can be capped by GroES; misfolded proteins enter the barrel where they are refolded when GroES binds): protein MAAKEVQFNVPARDRLLRGVDTLANAVKVTLGPKGRNVMLEKSFGAPRVTKDGVTVAKEIELSDKFENMGAQMVREVASKTNDAAGDGTTTATVLAQAIAREGIKAVAAGMNPMDLKRGIDLAVEAVVEDIKKRSIKVTTNEQISNVGTISANGDREIGKMLAKAMEKVGKEGVITIEEAKSLETELDVVEGMQFDRGYLSPYFITNADRMICELESPYILLHEKKLSSLQALLPVLEAVVQSGRPLLIVAEEVEGEALATLVVNKLRGGLKVAAVKAPGFGDRRKAMLEDMAILTHGQLISEDLGIKLENVTLDMLGSAKKVRIDKENTTIIDGAGKKKDIEARCSQIRMQVEETSSDYDREKLQERLAKLAGGVAVIRVGGATEIEVKERKDRVEDAMHATRAAVEEGIVAGGGVTLLYGAKALEKLKGGNDDQKRGIEIVRRALQSPVRQIAENAGVDGSVVVGRLLDQANTNHGYDAQHDEYCDMIKSGIIDPTKVVRTALQDAASVSGLLITTEAMVAEKVEKKTSSGGGAHGGAGGMGDMDF from the coding sequence ATGGCTGCCAAAGAAGTTCAATTCAACGTTCCCGCGCGCGACCGCTTGTTGCGCGGCGTGGACACTCTGGCCAATGCGGTCAAGGTGACGCTGGGTCCCAAGGGCCGCAACGTCATGCTGGAAAAATCCTTCGGCGCGCCGCGCGTGACCAAGGACGGCGTGACGGTCGCCAAGGAAATCGAACTGTCCGACAAGTTCGAAAACATGGGCGCCCAAATGGTGCGCGAAGTGGCCAGCAAGACCAATGACGCCGCCGGCGACGGCACCACCACCGCCACCGTTCTGGCTCAGGCCATCGCGCGCGAAGGCATCAAGGCCGTCGCGGCGGGCATGAACCCGATGGACCTGAAGCGCGGCATTGACCTGGCCGTTGAAGCGGTGGTCGAGGACATCAAGAAGCGCTCGATCAAGGTCACGACGAACGAGCAAATCTCGAATGTCGGCACCATCTCGGCCAATGGCGATCGCGAGATCGGCAAGATGCTGGCCAAGGCGATGGAGAAAGTGGGCAAGGAAGGCGTCATCACGATTGAGGAAGCCAAGAGCCTGGAAACCGAGCTGGATGTCGTGGAAGGCATGCAGTTTGATCGCGGCTATCTCTCGCCCTATTTCATCACCAACGCCGACCGCATGATCTGCGAATTGGAAAGCCCCTATATCCTGCTGCATGAAAAGAAGCTCTCAAGCCTGCAGGCGTTGTTGCCGGTGCTGGAAGCGGTGGTGCAGTCGGGGCGTCCCTTGCTGATCGTGGCCGAGGAAGTCGAAGGCGAGGCGCTGGCCACCTTGGTGGTCAACAAGCTGCGCGGCGGGCTGAAGGTCGCGGCGGTCAAGGCCCCCGGCTTTGGCGATCGTCGCAAGGCGATGCTGGAGGATATGGCGATCCTGACCCATGGTCAGCTGATCTCCGAGGATCTGGGCATCAAGCTGGAAAACGTGACCCTGGACATGCTGGGTTCGGCCAAGAAGGTGCGCATCGACAAAGAGAACACCACCATCATCGACGGCGCGGGCAAGAAGAAGGACATCGAGGCGCGCTGCTCGCAGATCCGCATGCAGGTCGAAGAGACGTCGTCCGATTATGACCGCGAGAAGCTGCAAGAGCGTCTGGCGAAGCTGGCTGGCGGCGTGGCCGTCATCCGCGTCGGCGGCGCGACCGAGATCGAGGTGAAGGAGCGCAAGGATCGCGTCGAAGACGCGATGCACGCCACCCGCGCCGCAGTCGAGGAAGGCATTGTGGCCGGCGGCGGCGTCACGCTGCTCTACGGCGCCAAGGCTTTGGAGAAGCTGAAGGGCGGCAATGACGATCAAAAGCGCGGCATCGAAATCGTCCGCCGCGCCTTGCAGTCTCCGGTGCGTCAGATCGCCGAGAATGCGGGCGTGGATGGCTCGGTTGTGGTGGGGCGTCTGTTGGATCAGGCGAACACCAATCACGGCTACGACGCGCAGCATGACGAGTATTGCGACATGATCAAGTCGGGCATCATCGATCCGACCAAGGTCGTGCGCACGGCGTTGCAAGACGCGGCGTCGGTCTCGGGCCTGCTGATCACGACCGAGGCGATGGTTGCCGAAAAAGTCGAAAAGAAGACCAGCTCGGGCGGCGGCGCACATGGCGGTGCCGGCGGCATGGGCGATATGGACTTCTAA
- a CDS encoding ATP-binding protein, translating to MLIEFRVKNFRSLRAEQILSLVAAKDKTLQEFNVVASGVKAAPLLLRSAVIYGSNAGGKSNFIRALQFMRGVVIESASAMKPDQPFNVQPFLLDAESSAQPTEFEITFILDGIRHQYGFALTAQRIISEHLLVYKAAKPQQWFKRTYDSATGKDVYELGAGLRGDKSLWERTTRPNTLFLSMAVHLNSEQLRPIFHWFANKLAILNDIAPLNPAFSIEMLRKPEGKQAICNFLTTADISVTDVNVVSKKVPSRFVRFDAITGETEVGNDEQEIHELHFHHVTDQGKAVFGLGDESMGTRNLLFFAGPVLDVLNKGLTLVIDELNNSLHPLLVRRLVEMFHNPKINAQGAQLIFVTHDTSLLDTDLFRRDQIWFVQKDSTQASRLYPLSDFSPRKNEALERGYLMGRYGALPFFSEPQGS from the coding sequence ATGCTGATCGAGTTTCGCGTTAAAAATTTTCGTTCTCTTCGCGCCGAACAGATTTTGAGCCTTGTCGCGGCCAAAGACAAAACACTTCAGGAGTTTAACGTCGTTGCCTCTGGAGTGAAGGCCGCACCACTTCTGTTGCGGAGTGCGGTTATTTATGGCTCCAACGCTGGTGGCAAGTCCAATTTCATCAGAGCGCTTCAATTTATGCGTGGCGTTGTGATCGAGTCCGCCTCGGCCATGAAACCCGATCAGCCGTTTAATGTGCAACCTTTCCTTCTTGATGCGGAGTCAAGCGCGCAGCCGACAGAATTTGAGATCACCTTCATTCTGGATGGCATACGGCATCAGTATGGTTTTGCGCTAACGGCGCAACGCATCATCAGCGAACACCTGCTTGTGTACAAAGCCGCGAAACCTCAGCAATGGTTCAAGCGAACATATGATTCAGCAACGGGGAAAGATGTATACGAGCTTGGTGCCGGTCTCCGGGGCGATAAGAGTTTGTGGGAGCGCACAACGCGCCCCAATACGCTGTTCTTGTCGATGGCTGTTCATCTCAATAGCGAGCAATTGCGCCCGATCTTTCATTGGTTTGCAAACAAACTCGCCATCCTCAACGATATCGCTCCGTTGAATCCCGCATTCTCCATAGAAATGCTGCGCAAGCCTGAGGGGAAACAGGCAATATGTAACTTTCTGACAACCGCTGACATCAGCGTTACGGATGTAAATGTTGTGTCGAAGAAGGTTCCTAGCCGCTTTGTTCGCTTTGACGCCATAACAGGCGAGACAGAGGTTGGTAACGACGAGCAGGAAATTCATGAGCTTCATTTCCACCATGTGACCGATCAAGGCAAAGCCGTTTTCGGGCTCGGCGATGAATCTATGGGAACGCGCAATCTTCTGTTTTTCGCAGGGCCTGTTCTGGATGTTCTCAATAAGGGGCTCACGCTTGTCATTGATGAATTGAACAACAGTCTGCATCCGCTCTTGGTACGCAGACTGGTGGAAATGTTCCATAACCCAAAAATCAACGCTCAAGGGGCGCAGCTTATTTTTGTTACCCACGATACTTCCTTGCTTGATACGGACCTGTTCCGCCGCGATCAAATCTGGTTTGTCCAAAAAGATTCCACGCAAGCGTCAAGGCTATACCCCTTGTCAGACTTCAGCCCTCGCAAGAACGAGGCTTTGGAGCGCGGCTATCTGATGGGCCGTTATGGCGCGCTACCGTTTTTTAGTGAGCCGCAGGGGTCATAA
- a CDS encoding RloB domain-containing protein, translating to MAQDNSPYIRQRAQLERKKSGRASHDRVLIVSEGKKTEPLYFEEIRRTYRLHTANIEVRKSEFGTQPKQVVEYARELFLNGDRHRKIAPRAFERVFAVFDRDEHRTYHEALSLAESLNGKLLNDAKQKIEFQAIASVPCFELWLLLHFEHIQHPLHRNDALQRLKQHIPGYEKGLEGTFRLTKDKLNVASMRARSLAANTAHHGNEPYTNVDFLVNLLRSFE from the coding sequence ATGGCGCAGGACAATTCGCCGTATATTCGTCAGCGGGCTCAACTGGAACGCAAAAAAAGCGGACGCGCGAGTCACGATAGGGTTCTCATCGTCTCGGAAGGCAAGAAAACAGAACCTCTGTATTTTGAAGAAATCAGGAGAACCTATCGGCTCCATACGGCAAATATCGAAGTGCGGAAAAGCGAGTTTGGCACACAGCCGAAGCAAGTCGTGGAATATGCCCGCGAACTTTTCCTAAATGGAGACCGACACAGAAAAATCGCACCCCGCGCGTTTGAGCGCGTATTTGCCGTCTTTGACCGTGATGAGCATCGCACTTACCATGAAGCCCTGTCTCTTGCTGAGTCGCTGAACGGTAAGCTGCTCAATGATGCCAAACAGAAGATTGAGTTCCAAGCCATCGCTTCCGTTCCTTGCTTCGAACTTTGGCTTTTATTGCATTTCGAGCATATCCAGCACCCCTTGCACCGCAATGATGCCCTGCAACGGCTGAAACAGCACATTCCAGGCTATGAAAAGGGCCTTGAGGGAACTTTTCGCCTGACGAAAGACAAGTTGAATGTTGCGTCTATGCGCGCACGAAGTCTTGCAGCGAACACCGCCCATCATGGAAATGAGCCCTATACGAACGTCGATTTTCTGGTCAATCTTTTGCGCAGCTTCGAGTGA
- a CDS encoding MCP four helix bundle domain-containing protein, with the protein MSVLLSRLKIGQRIALGFGLVLVLSLAIGLIGYGGIHQADERQQEYVRKSGQQLEVMKIRGDSVEIRRQVLAYVYYADDRHKQVRILGKKLDETLEKAQASFHNPQRREMAQGIEKDLNEYMAMFERLVTLQDAGDKAQVSAMLNGVLRDKGQEISDGAYKLLTSLEEDLHALDESQDQESQDLMSLMRVLLVMSLALSLVLAWLTSRSIVPPLKNIVTVMMALAEGNKTITVQGLERKDEIGSMAQTVQVFKQNALEMDRLQAEQETNKQRAEQERRAMTLKMADEFESSVKGVVDTVSSAATEMQASAQSMASVAEQTNIQATAVAKSSQQASGNVQTVASATEEMNASIGDISRQISESAKVAGMAVEEAEKTGSVMKDLSTAAENIGDVVKLIEEIASQVNLLALNATIEAARAGDAGKGFAVVANEVKNLANQASSATKDITNQISGVQEQTHRAVSAIGSITGTIKKINEISTTIASAVEEQSAATREIARNVQQAAEGTGEVSRTIGEVTQAAAEAGQTSSQVLSAAEQLSRESSTLRNVVGDFLNRIRAG; encoded by the coding sequence ATGAGCGTGCTTCTTTCTCGGCTTAAGATCGGACAGCGCATTGCCTTGGGCTTTGGGCTGGTCTTGGTTCTGTCCCTGGCTATCGGCTTGATCGGTTACGGTGGTATTCACCAGGCCGACGAGCGCCAGCAGGAATATGTGAGAAAGAGCGGCCAGCAGCTCGAAGTCATGAAAATCCGTGGCGACAGCGTCGAGATACGCCGACAAGTCCTGGCCTATGTCTATTATGCCGATGACCGCCATAAGCAGGTGCGCATTCTGGGAAAGAAGCTAGACGAAACCCTCGAGAAAGCACAAGCAAGCTTCCATAATCCCCAGCGGCGCGAGATGGCGCAAGGCATCGAGAAAGATTTGAATGAGTATATGGCGATGTTCGAACGCCTGGTCACGCTGCAGGATGCCGGAGACAAGGCCCAGGTCAGCGCCATGCTTAACGGCGTGTTGCGAGATAAGGGCCAGGAGATCAGCGATGGCGCGTATAAATTATTGACCAGCCTCGAGGAAGATCTGCATGCCTTGGACGAGAGCCAAGACCAGGAATCCCAAGACCTGATGAGTCTGATGCGTGTCCTGCTGGTGATGTCATTGGCGCTGAGTCTGGTGCTGGCCTGGTTGACATCGCGCAGCATCGTTCCGCCGCTCAAGAATATCGTGACCGTCATGATGGCCTTGGCTGAAGGTAACAAGACCATCACCGTCCAGGGGCTGGAGCGTAAAGACGAGATCGGTTCGATGGCGCAGACGGTGCAGGTCTTCAAGCAAAACGCCTTGGAAATGGACCGCTTGCAGGCCGAGCAAGAAACCAATAAGCAGCGTGCCGAGCAAGAGCGCCGCGCCATGACTCTGAAGATGGCCGATGAATTCGAAAGCAGCGTCAAGGGCGTGGTGGACACCGTCTCATCCGCCGCCACCGAAATGCAGGCCAGCGCCCAATCCATGGCCTCGGTCGCCGAGCAAACCAACATCCAGGCCACGGCCGTGGCAAAGTCCTCGCAGCAGGCGTCGGGCAATGTGCAGACCGTGGCCTCGGCCACCGAGGAGATGAACGCCTCGATCGGCGATATCAGCCGGCAGATCAGCGAGTCGGCCAAGGTCGCGGGGATGGCCGTTGAAGAAGCCGAAAAGACCGGATCGGTCATGAAGGACCTCAGCACGGCCGCCGAGAATATCGGCGATGTGGTGAAGCTGATCGAGGAAATCGCCAGCCAAGTGAACCTGCTGGCCCTGAACGCCACCATCGAGGCGGCGCGCGCAGGCGATGCGGGTAAAGGTTTTGCGGTTGTGGCCAACGAAGTGAAAAACCTGGCCAATCAAGCCAGCAGCGCCACCAAGGACATCACCAATCAAATCAGCGGCGTTCAAGAGCAAACGCACCGCGCCGTCAGCGCCATCGGCAGCATCACGGGCACCATCAAGAAGATCAATGAAATCTCGACCACCATCGCCTCGGCCGTCGAGGAGCAAAGCGCCGCCACGCGCGAAATCGCCCGCAATGTCCAGCAAGCCGCCGAAGGCACGGGCGAGGTCAGCCGCACCATCGGCGAAGTCACCCAGGCCGCCGCCGAAGCCGGACAGACATCGTCCCAGGTCCTCAGCGCCGCCGAACAGCTCTCACGCGAATCCAGCACCTTGCGCAACGTGGTCGGCGATTTCCTCAACCGCATCCGCGCCGGCTGA
- a CDS encoding IS630 family transposase: MKYKERDPEKRIAYLRTLREIIAMRGSQNIVYVDESGFAPETCRRYGWTRQGQKVYGDHSGHRRPRTSLIAAHRGKDFLAPMLFEGTADAQLVNHWTRDMLCKELNPNSTIIWDNAAFHKKKDLAAIATQYGHHILFLPPYSPDFNPIERDFANIKKRRQYALPLTPLDQIVKCYGNYVA, encoded by the coding sequence CTGAAATACAAGGAGCGCGATCCGGAAAAGCGGATTGCCTATCTTCGCACCTTGCGCGAGATCATCGCCATGCGGGGCTCGCAGAACATCGTCTATGTCGATGAATCCGGCTTCGCTCCCGAAACGTGTCGTCGTTATGGCTGGACCAGGCAAGGACAGAAGGTTTATGGCGATCACTCGGGCCATCGCCGTCCGCGTACAAGTTTGATCGCGGCGCATCGCGGCAAAGATTTTCTTGCGCCGATGCTGTTTGAAGGAACAGCCGACGCCCAGCTTGTCAATCACTGGACGCGCGACATGCTCTGCAAAGAGTTGAACCCCAACTCAACCATCATCTGGGACAATGCGGCCTTCCACAAAAAGAAAGACCTGGCCGCCATCGCCACCCAATATGGCCATCACATCCTTTTCCTGCCGCCCTACAGTCCAGACTTCAATCCCATCGAGCGTGACTTCGCCAATATCAAAAAACGCCGACAATATGCTCTGCCTCTCACACCTCTCGATCAGATCGTCAAATGTTATGGAAATTATGTGGCTTGA
- a CDS encoding transposase produces MTYSVDFRKKVVAYVRGGGGQREAARRFDISLWCVRDWLVRSDLAPRQKGVPRRRKLDKEALRAHVRDFPDALIRERAAHFGVYGNSVWMALKAMKITHKKRH; encoded by the coding sequence ATGACCTACAGCGTTGATTTTCGGAAGAAGGTCGTGGCGTATGTACGAGGCGGCGGCGGCCAGCGTGAAGCGGCACGTCGTTTCGACATCAGCCTGTGGTGTGTTCGAGACTGGCTGGTGCGGTCCGATCTTGCGCCCCGGCAGAAAGGTGTGCCGCGACGAAGAAAACTGGATAAAGAGGCCTTGCGCGCGCATGTGAGGGACTTTCCCGATGCGCTCATACGCGAACGGGCGGCGCATTTTGGCGTGTACGGCAATTCGGTGTGGATGGCTCTAAAAGCCATGAAGATCACGCATAAAAAAAGACACTGA
- a CDS encoding septum formation initiator family protein: MPQRGRPITQVRNKRGRAFAPAEGWRRVRQVLAPVLAAVLAGYFLYNTVQGERGLRAVAQLDRQVADSQAQLAELRAQRARWEHQVGLLRDSNLDRDLLEERARSVLGVVREGDIVILTPPDATGRSSSSSSKPAAGSHDAD, translated from the coding sequence ATGCCACAACGGGGAAGACCCATAACACAGGTCCGAAATAAGCGGGGCAGGGCTTTTGCACCAGCCGAAGGCTGGCGCCGGGTCAGGCAGGTTTTGGCACCCGTTCTGGCGGCGGTGCTGGCGGGGTATTTTCTGTACAACACCGTCCAGGGCGAGCGCGGCTTACGCGCGGTGGCGCAATTGGATCGCCAGGTTGCGGATAGCCAGGCCCAATTGGCCGAGCTGCGCGCCCAACGCGCGCGCTGGGAACATCAAGTCGGCCTGTTGCGCGATTCAAATCTTGATCGGGATTTGTTGGAAGAACGCGCGCGTTCGGTGCTGGGCGTGGTGCGCGAGGGGGATATTGTCATTTTGACGCCGCCGGATGCTACCGGTCGGTCTTCTTCCTCTTCCTCCAAGCCTGCGGCAGGTTCCCATGACGCTGATTAA
- the recA gene encoding recombinase RecA, translating into MASSSSPARNVVDKKEDNDRLKALDAALAQIERAFGKGSVMRLGAHNEAEGGVEVISTGSLGLDLALGIGGLPRGRVVEIYGPESSGKTTLALHVVAQAQKGGGTCAFVDAEHALDAGYAKKLGVDIDSLLISQPDTGEQALEIADTLVRSGAVDVLVVDSVAALVPKAELEGEMGDTHVGLQARLMSQALRKLAGSISRSRCMVIFINQIRMKIGVMFGNPETTTGGNALKFYASVRLDIRRIGSIKERDTVTGNQTRVKVVKNKMAPPFRVVEFDIMYGEGVSKTGELIDLGLAAGVVEKSGAWFSYDGQRIGQGRENAKAWMRDNPAAAVALENKIRANAGLVADAMMDVPDVADSAEIG; encoded by the coding sequence ATGGCCAGCAGTTCCTCCCCCGCCCGCAACGTGGTGGACAAGAAAGAAGACAATGACCGCCTGAAGGCGTTGGACGCCGCTTTGGCGCAGATCGAACGCGCCTTTGGTAAAGGCTCGGTGATGCGCTTGGGCGCGCATAACGAGGCCGAAGGCGGGGTCGAGGTCATTTCCACCGGCTCGCTGGGCCTAGACCTGGCCCTTGGCATTGGCGGCTTGCCGCGCGGACGTGTGGTCGAGATTTACGGCCCGGAAAGCTCGGGCAAGACCACTTTGGCACTGCATGTGGTGGCCCAGGCGCAAAAAGGCGGCGGGACCTGCGCTTTTGTGGACGCTGAACACGCCTTGGATGCCGGTTATGCCAAGAAATTGGGCGTGGATATCGATTCCTTGCTGATCTCGCAGCCCGATACCGGCGAACAGGCCTTGGAGATCGCCGATACGCTGGTGCGTTCGGGGGCGGTGGACGTGTTGGTGGTGGATTCGGTGGCCGCCTTGGTGCCCAAGGCCGAATTGGAAGGCGAGATGGGCGATACCCATGTCGGTCTTCAAGCGCGGCTGATGAGCCAGGCTCTGCGCAAGCTGGCTGGCTCCATTTCGCGCTCGCGCTGCATGGTCATCTTTATCAACCAGATCCGCATGAAGATCGGCGTGATGTTTGGCAATCCCGAGACCACAACGGGCGGCAACGCGCTGAAATTCTATGCCTCGGTTCGCTTGGATATCCGCCGCATCGGCTCGATCAAAGAGCGGGACACGGTAACAGGCAACCAGACGCGCGTGAAAGTGGTCAAGAACAAGATGGCCCCGCCTTTCCGCGTGGTCGAATTCGATATCATGTATGGCGAAGGCGTGTCCAAAACCGGCGAATTGATCGATCTGGGCCTGGCCGCCGGCGTGGTCGAAAAGTCGGGTGCCTGGTTCTCCTATGACGGCCAGCGCATCGGTCAGGGCCGTGAGAATGCCAAGGCATGGATGCGCGACAACCCTGCCGCCGCCGTCGCCCTAGAAAACAAGATCCGCGCCAATGCGGGCCTGGTGGCCGATGCCATGATGGACGTTCCCGATGTGGCGGACTCGGCCGAGATCGGCTGA
- a CDS encoding F0F1 ATP synthase subunit epsilon, with the protein MSISDFEFALLTPEKSLLRTGAQSVLLPGEQGQMGVLPGHEAMVALLGPGVVEVEVDSSADAATAAAPTKRSFFIEEGVAEVTPGYCRILAPYAQEANQLDRQDAFERVQKLEMALTDVMTGRGGPDSAASGEARDSFMAQLQAQLRCARARLAAASNISSSS; encoded by the coding sequence GTGAGCATCTCTGACTTCGAATTCGCCTTGTTGACTCCCGAGAAGTCTTTATTGCGGACCGGCGCGCAAAGCGTGTTGCTGCCGGGCGAACAAGGACAAATGGGCGTATTGCCCGGACATGAGGCTATGGTTGCCCTGCTGGGACCGGGGGTGGTGGAGGTTGAGGTGGATTCGTCCGCCGATGCCGCGACCGCCGCAGCCCCCACAAAGCGTTCTTTCTTTATCGAGGAAGGCGTGGCCGAGGTGACCCCCGGCTATTGTCGCATTCTCGCGCCATATGCCCAAGAGGCCAATCAATTGGATCGTCAAGACGCCTTTGAGCGCGTTCAGAAGCTGGAAATGGCCCTAACCGACGTCATGACGGGCCGAGGCGGTCCGGACTCGGCAGCCTCAGGCGAGGCGCGCGATTCCTTTATGGCGCAGTTGCAGGCTCAGTTGAGATGCGCCCGCGCGCGCTTGGCCGCCGCCTCGAATATCTCGTCATCCTCGTAA
- a CDS encoding endonuclease/exonuclease/phosphatase family protein — translation MKLIQLNIWQGRLMYAAMRFLEREQADILCLQEVTDAPHKTHMFDVIKDMQARLSYPHIFFSPFLNMELMGMKVPFGNGIFSRLPLHHTDVDRPHGPCLETFRPNKSDFEPNNTQIAQMDVGGVPLTLINTHGLLVKNDYQGDERTMHQMNMAADRAKNAPGGVIVTGDLNLRPEATSLARLNGELRNLCQEHKTPTTRNAFAWKDDVVTDYIFVNEAVRVHSFHVAPDLISDHQALVLEFDLNA, via the coding sequence ATGAAGCTGATTCAATTGAATATCTGGCAAGGTCGCCTGATGTATGCCGCGATGCGGTTTCTGGAGCGTGAGCAGGCCGATATCCTGTGCCTGCAAGAAGTCACCGACGCGCCGCATAAAACCCATATGTTTGATGTGATCAAAGACATGCAGGCTCGTTTGTCTTATCCCCATATTTTCTTTAGTCCTTTCCTGAATATGGAGCTCATGGGGATGAAGGTTCCGTTCGGTAATGGCATTTTTAGCCGTCTGCCCCTTCATCACACCGATGTGGATCGTCCGCATGGCCCCTGCCTTGAGACATTCCGCCCAAACAAGAGTGACTTTGAGCCGAATAACACCCAAATCGCCCAGATGGATGTGGGAGGCGTTCCTCTTACCCTCATCAATACGCACGGATTGCTTGTCAAAAACGACTATCAGGGCGATGAGCGAACCATGCACCAAATGAATATGGCGGCAGACCGCGCCAAGAACGCGCCCGGAGGCGTCATCGTGACGGGTGACCTGAATTTGCGGCCCGAAGCGACCTCATTGGCGCGCTTGAACGGCGAATTGCGTAATTTATGCCAGGAACACAAGACACCGACCACGCGCAACGCCTTTGCCTGGAAAGACGATGTGGTCACAGATTATATCTTTGTGAACGAGGCGGTCCGTGTTCACAGCTTCCATGTGGCTCCGGATTTGATCTCTGACCACCAGGCTTTGGTGCTAGAGTTCGATCTGAACGCATGA
- the rpsB gene encoding 30S ribosomal protein S2: MAIPVVTMSQMFEAGVHFGHHPRRWNPKMAPYLFGVRNGVHLMNLDLSLPMLNQALQAVRDVAAKGGRVLFVGTKHQARDRVAAAAQRCGQYYVNDRWLGGMLTNWKTVSQSIKRLRDIEERLASDDAQKLTKKEQLQISRERDRLERSLGGIKEMGGLPDIILVMDTNKEAIALAEAQRLGIPTVAILDSNSNPDGVIWPVPGNDDASRALDLYCQLFADAVLDGLQAEITASGEDIGSNADLPATMGKDASPSAA, encoded by the coding sequence ATGGCCATCCCTGTCGTTACTATGAGCCAGATGTTCGAAGCTGGCGTCCATTTCGGTCATCATCCCCGCCGCTGGAATCCCAAAATGGCCCCCTATCTGTTCGGGGTTCGTAATGGCGTCCATCTGATGAATTTGGACCTAAGCTTGCCGATGCTGAATCAGGCCCTGCAAGCCGTGCGCGACGTGGCCGCCAAAGGCGGGCGCGTGTTGTTCGTGGGCACCAAGCACCAGGCGCGTGATCGCGTTGCCGCCGCCGCGCAGCGTTGCGGCCAGTATTATGTGAATGATCGTTGGTTGGGCGGCATGCTGACCAACTGGAAGACCGTCTCGCAATCCATCAAGCGCCTGCGCGACATCGAAGAGCGCCTGGCCAGCGACGATGCACAAAAACTGACCAAGAAAGAGCAGCTGCAAATCAGCCGCGAGCGCGATCGTCTGGAACGTTCCTTGGGCGGAATCAAGGAAATGGGCGGTCTGCCCGATATCATCTTGGTGATGGACACCAATAAAGAAGCCATCGCCCTTGCCGAAGCGCAGCGTTTGGGCATCCCCACCGTGGCCATTTTGGACAGCAATTCGAACCCCGACGGCGTCATCTGGCCGGTGCCGGGCAATGACGACGCCTCGCGCGCGTTGGACCTGTACTGCCAGTTGTTCGCGGATGCGGTGCTCGATGGCTTGCAGGCCGAGATCACGGCCAGCGGCGAGGATATCGGCTCGAACGCCGATCTGCCCGCCACCATGGGCAAGGACGCCTCGCCCAGCGCCGCGTAA